A region of the Apium graveolens cultivar Ventura chromosome 6, ASM990537v1, whole genome shotgun sequence genome:
aggtATTTTGGTCATTTTTCTTAAATATACTCATAAGATAAAGCCTTCACCGggtaatatttattttgaagcaGCACCCCATCTGGTTGACCTGGAAGCTTGTAGGGAAGACACAACACCAGCATTAGTCCCGTCCCTTTCTTTAACCATACAGAACagtttcaattttttttccagTGGACTGACAAACTTCAGTCGAAGCACGATTTTTCAAAACATGTTAAATCAACTTTTATTAGTTGATATATGTAGCAAAATCTTATGCTTTCAGATTTTGTGACTTTGTGCAGCGAGCAATTTATTTACTACTTGTATGTAGGATCCTTTTAATTTTTTGTGTCCCTGCCTGTTTCTGTGTTCAGACTTATGGCTAGTGATTCGAAAACTAGGCAATTTGAAAATAGAAGGGCAGCATTCGATAGGATAAGCAGCTTGCCCACAAGCTTAATGGACTTGATCCTAGAACGCTTACCGACTCATGATGCAGCAAGGACAAGTGTTTTCTCCAAAACATGGAGGAATGTGTGGGGAATGCACCCCCGACTACATTTGGATGAACATTTTATCTGGCAATTGGTTTCTCAGAAATTTTCCGAGTTAGATAAACAAAGTAAAATATTAGAAGTTTCCAGAATCATTACTGATATATTTTCAGCTCATAGAGGCCCAGTTTTGGATTTCCTTCTTTGCATTCCTCGAGACCTACCTATTCATCAAAGTCAAGATATGGTTACATGGATTAAAAACATAGCAAACAGTGGTGTTAGGAAACTGGAGCTTCTTAATGAATCACAAGATGCCTGCATTGTGCCCTCTCATTTCTTTTCTTGTTCGCAATTAACTCATTTGACCCTCATGAACTGCATACTAAATCCACCCCTTGTATTTGAAGGATTTCGTAACCTGATTAGTGTTGAACTTGTGTATGTCACAATTAATGCTGACATGTCATTCGGCACTCAACTCAATGAATTGGAAATGGAAATCTGTACTGGGATTGAACATTTGGGACGCCAATTTAAACGTGAAAACAATCTCACTTTCTTGAGTATCATTGACAGTGAAGATATTGATTGGCAGTGGTTTGAATGCACCCAAAAGATGGAAGTTCTTAGGCTTGGGATGGATGAAGTGCCAAGTTCTGGTACGGAAATGATTACTT
Encoded here:
- the LOC141664653 gene encoding F-box/FBD/LRR-repeat protein At1g13570-like, with product MASDSKTRQFENRRAAFDRISSLPTSLMDLILERLPTHDAARTSVFSKTWRNVWGMHPRLHLDEHFIWQLVSQKFSELDKQSKILEVSRIITDIFSAHRGPVLDFLLCIPRDLPIHQSQDMVTWIKNIANSGVRKLELLNESQDACIVPSHFFSCSQLTHLTLMNCILNPPLVFEGFRNLISVELVYVTINADMSFGTQLNELEMEICTGIEHLGRQFKRENNLTFLSIIDSEDIDWQWFECTQKMEVLRLGMDEVPSSGTEMITLNKLLCNMPRLSFLFLDGFFLKILESGAAILKKFPRAIENLKYLYLHRIELYDLIQIQHVLCLDHGVQSSDGMDLLDLAMLSDPMIRLETLKIYDLIGSRAEFQFLKLLLPSSPSLKRIELKMKDIVDDPRASNSAQIQWM